Genomic window (Pseudomonas azadiae):
AAAAACGCCCCGGCCGCCGCGCCTGCCAAGGCGGCTGCACCGGCTGCCGCTGCGCCTGTGTTCGCTGCCGGCGACCGCACCGAGAAGCGTGTGCCGATGACCCGCGTACGTGCCACCGTGGCCAAGCGTCTGGTTGAAGCACAGTCGAACATGGCGATGCTGACCACCTTCAACGAAGTCGACATGACCGAAGTGATGGCCCTGCGTTCGAAGTACAAGGACCTGTTCGAGAAGTCCCACAACGGCGTGCGCCTGGGCTTCATGTCCTTCTTCGTGAAAGCGGCTACCGAAGCGCTGAAGCGCTACCCGGCGGTCAACGCTTCCATCGATGGCACCGACATCGTTTACCATGGCTACGCAGATATCGGCGTTGCCGTGTCCAGCGACCGTGGCCTGGTGGTTCCGGTACTGCGTAATGCCGAACTGATGAGCCTGGCTGAAATCGAAGGCGGCATCGCCAACTTCGGCAAGAAAGCCCGTGACGGCAAACTGACCATCGATGAGATGACCGGTGGTACCTTCACCATCACCAACGGTGGTACCTTCGGGTCGATGATGTCGACCCCGATCGTCAACCCGCCACAAGCCGCTATCCTGGGCATGCACAACATCATCCAGCGTCCGATGGCGATCAATGGCCAAGTCGTGATCCGCCCGATGATGTACCTGGCACTGTCTTACGATCACCGCCTGATCGACGGTAAAGAAGCCGTGACGTTCCTGGTGACCATCAAGAATCTGCTGGAAGACCCGGCTCGTCTGCTGCTGGACATCTGATAAAGCAGCTTCAGGCTGCGAGCTGCAAGCTGTAAGGAAAATCAGCTTGGCTTGCAGCTTGACGCTTGAAGCTTGTCGCTGAATAGAGGATCTATTTTCATGACACAGAAATTTGACGTTGTAGTGATTGGTGCAGGCCCTGGCGGCTACGTTGCCGCCATCAAGGCCGCACAACTGGGCCTCTCGACTGCTTGCATCGAAAAATACACCGACAAGGAAGGCAAACTGGCGCTGGGCGGTACTTGCCTGAACGTTGGCTGCATTCCTTCCAAGGCGCTGCTGGACAGCTCCTGGAAATTCCACGAAGCTCAGGATGGTTTCGCGATCCACGGCATCAACCATGCCGGTGTGACCATGGACGTACCGGCAATGGTTGGCCGTAAAGCCAACATTGTAAAAGGCCTGACGTCCGGCGTTGCGACCTTGTTCAAGGCCAACGGCGTCACTTCCCTGCAAGGCCACGGCAAGCTGCTGGCCGGCAAGAAAGTTGAAATCACCAAGCCGGACGGTTCGGTAGAAATCATCGAAGCCGAAAACGTGATCCTGGCCCCAGGCTCGCGTCCGATCGACATTCCGCCTGCTCCGGTTGACCAGAACGTGATCGTCGATTCGACCGGCGCCCTGGAATTCCAGGCAGTGCCTAAGCGTCTGGGCGTGATCGGCGCCGGCGTGATCGGCCTGGAGCTGGGTTCGGTATGGTCCCGCCTGGGTTCCGAAGTGACTGTGCTGGAAGCCCTGGACACGTTCCTGCTGGCTGCCGACACCGCAGTATCCAAGGAAGCCTACAAGACCCTGACCAAACAAGGTCTGGACATCAAGCTGGGTGCCCGCGTTACCGGTTCCAAGGTCAACGGCGAAGAAGTGGTCGTGACCTACACCGACAAGGATGGCGAGCAGACCATCACGTTCGACAAGCTGATCGTGGCCGTGGGTCGCCGTCCGGTGACCACCGACCTGCTGGCCGCTGACAGTGGCGTGAACATCGACGAGCGGGGCTTCATCCACGTTGATGATCAATGCGCGACCACCGTACCGGGCGTGTACGCCATCGGCGACGTGGTTCGCGGCATGATGCTGGCGCACAAGGCGTCTGAAGAAGGCATCATGGTCGTCGAGCGCATCAAGGGCCATAAAACCCAGATGAACTACGACCTGATCCCATCGGTCATCTATACCCACCCGGAAATTGCATGGGTCGGCAAGAACGAACAGCAGTTGAAAGCTGAAGGCGTTGAAGTTAACGTCGGCACCTTCCCGTTTGCCGCTTCTGGCCGTGCCATGGCAGCCAACGACACCGGTGGTTTTGTCAAAGTCATCGCTGATGCCAAGACTGACCGCGTATTGGGCGTCCACGTGATTGGCCCAAGCGCTGCCGAACTGGTACAGCAAGGCGCGATCGGTATGGAATTCGGCACCAGTGCCGAGGACCTGGGCATGATGGTCTTCTCCCATCCGACCCTGTCCGAAGCGTTGCACGAAGCAGCGTTGGCCGTGAATGGCGGCGCCATCCACATCGCCAACCGCAAGAAGCGCTAAGCGAGATAATAAGAAACCACGGCGGAGTTGCCCGTCGTGAGCCTTGCGCGCAAGACTCACCGCGGAATATCCGCTGGACGCAGCCTTGCGCAGCTTTACGGGCCATAAGCCCCGCAAGTTGCGCAAGCAGCAGTCACAGGTGGTGCGGCACTCATAATGAGCGCAGCGCCGAATGCGCAGTACCTAACGAAGACGGTAAAAAGCATGAATCTTCACGAGTATCAGGGTAAGCAGCTGTTCGCTGAATACGGCCTGCCAGTTTCCAAGGGCTACGCAGTAGACACCCCGGAAGCAGCAGCAGAAGCTTGCGACAAAATCGGCGGCACCGAGTGGGTTGTCAAAGCCCAGGTTCACGCCGGTGGTCGCGGTAAAGCGGGCGGCGTCAAGCTGGTTCGCAGCAAAGAAGACGCCAAGGCCTTCGCACAGCAGTGGCTGGGCAAGCGTCTGGTGACTTACCAGACTGATGCCAATGGCCAGCCAGTCACCAAGATCCTGGTTGAATCGTGCACTGATATCGCTAAAGAGCTGTACCTGGGCGCTGTCGTTGACCGTTCGAGCCGTCGCATCGTGTTCATGGCTTCCACCGAAGGTGGCGTGGACATTGAAAAGATCGCCGAAGAAACCCCAGAAAAAATTCTGAAGGCCACCATCGATCCACTGGTTGGCGCTCAGCCATTCCAGGGTCGCGAGCTGGCTTTCCAGCTGGGCCTGGAAGGCAAGCAAGTTGCCCAGTTCGCCAAGATTTTTGTCGGTCTGGCCAACCTGTTCAAGGATCACGATCTGGCCCTGCTGGAAGTGAACCCGCTGGTGATCAAGGCTGACGGCGATCTGCATTGCCTGGACGCCAAGATCAACATCGACGCTAACGCCATGTACCGTCAGCCCAAGCTGAAGACTTTCCACGATCCGTCGCAAGACGATCCGCGCGAAGCGCACGCCGCCAAGTTCGAACTGAACTACGTGGCCCTGGAAGGCAACATCGGTTGCATGGTCAACGGTGCCGGCCTGGCCATGGGTACCATGGACATCGTCAACCTGCATGGCGGCAAGCCAGCCAACTTCCTCGACGTGGGCGGCGGTGCTACCAAGGAACGCGTTACCGAAGCGTTCAAGATCATCCTGTCCGACTCCAACGTCGCTGCAGTACTGGTCAACATCTTCGGCGGCATCGTTCGTTGCGACATGATTGCCGAAGGCATCATCGGTGCAGTGAAAGAAGTCGGCGTTAAAATCCCGGTGGTTGTTCGCCTTGAAGGCAACAACGCTGAGCTGGGCGCTAAAGTACTGGCAGAAAGCGGTTTGAACATCATCGCGGCTACCAGCCTGACCGACGCTGCTCAACAAGTTGTCAAAGCTGCGGAGGGCAAATAATGAGCGTCCTGATCAATAAAGACACCAAAGTTATCTGCCAGGGTATTACCGGTTCGCAAGGTAGTTTCCACACCCAGCAAGCCATCGAATACGGCACCAAGATGGTGGGTGGCGTTACTCCTGGTAAAGGCGGCACCGAGCACCTGGGCCTGCCAGTGTTCAACACCGTGAAAGAAGCAGTAGAAACCACTGGCGCTACCGCCAGCGTGATCTACGTTCCTGCTCCTTTCTGCAAGGACTCCATCCTGGAAGCGGCATTCGGCGGCATCAAGCTGATCGTCTGCATCACCGAAGGCATTCCTACCCTGGACATGCTGGACGCTAAAGTGAAGTGCGACGAGCTGGGGGTAGTCCTGATCGGCCCTAACTGCCCAGGCGTGATCACTCCAGGCGAATGCAAGATCGGCAT
Coding sequences:
- the odhB gene encoding 2-oxoglutarate dehydrogenase complex dihydrolipoyllysine-residue succinyltransferase; translated protein: MAIEIKAPSFPESVADGTVATWHKKPGEAVKRDDLIVDIETDKVVLEVLAEADGVLGAIVAEEGATVLSNQVLGSIEEGSAAAPAAAAPAAASAPAAAPAAGGEDPIAAPAARQLADENGINLASIKGTGKDGRVTKEDVVAAVEAKKNAPAAAPAKAAAPAAAAPVFAAGDRTEKRVPMTRVRATVAKRLVEAQSNMAMLTTFNEVDMTEVMALRSKYKDLFEKSHNGVRLGFMSFFVKAATEALKRYPAVNASIDGTDIVYHGYADIGVAVSSDRGLVVPVLRNAELMSLAEIEGGIANFGKKARDGKLTIDEMTGGTFTITNGGTFGSMMSTPIVNPPQAAILGMHNIIQRPMAINGQVVIRPMMYLALSYDHRLIDGKEAVTFLVTIKNLLEDPARLLLDI
- the lpdA gene encoding dihydrolipoyl dehydrogenase, whose translation is MTQKFDVVVIGAGPGGYVAAIKAAQLGLSTACIEKYTDKEGKLALGGTCLNVGCIPSKALLDSSWKFHEAQDGFAIHGINHAGVTMDVPAMVGRKANIVKGLTSGVATLFKANGVTSLQGHGKLLAGKKVEITKPDGSVEIIEAENVILAPGSRPIDIPPAPVDQNVIVDSTGALEFQAVPKRLGVIGAGVIGLELGSVWSRLGSEVTVLEALDTFLLAADTAVSKEAYKTLTKQGLDIKLGARVTGSKVNGEEVVVTYTDKDGEQTITFDKLIVAVGRRPVTTDLLAADSGVNIDERGFIHVDDQCATTVPGVYAIGDVVRGMMLAHKASEEGIMVVERIKGHKTQMNYDLIPSVIYTHPEIAWVGKNEQQLKAEGVEVNVGTFPFAASGRAMAANDTGGFVKVIADAKTDRVLGVHVIGPSAAELVQQGAIGMEFGTSAEDLGMMVFSHPTLSEALHEAALAVNGGAIHIANRKKR
- the sucC gene encoding ADP-forming succinate--CoA ligase subunit beta; this encodes MNLHEYQGKQLFAEYGLPVSKGYAVDTPEAAAEACDKIGGTEWVVKAQVHAGGRGKAGGVKLVRSKEDAKAFAQQWLGKRLVTYQTDANGQPVTKILVESCTDIAKELYLGAVVDRSSRRIVFMASTEGGVDIEKIAEETPEKILKATIDPLVGAQPFQGRELAFQLGLEGKQVAQFAKIFVGLANLFKDHDLALLEVNPLVIKADGDLHCLDAKINIDANAMYRQPKLKTFHDPSQDDPREAHAAKFELNYVALEGNIGCMVNGAGLAMGTMDIVNLHGGKPANFLDVGGGATKERVTEAFKIILSDSNVAAVLVNIFGGIVRCDMIAEGIIGAVKEVGVKIPVVVRLEGNNAELGAKVLAESGLNIIAATSLTDAAQQVVKAAEGK